One segment of Laspinema palackyanum D2c DNA contains the following:
- a CDS encoding Hsp70 family protein gives MTVVAIDFGTSNTVVSILNPDNNSPETLRFGEISRIFKGKKQTGESLEIPVIPTVVFIKKANQIILGQQVISTRLGQAEPGRLFQGFKRELAADFQAPPRLVDGLTYSASTISESFLKEICHRLSQGGIKPSKLIFTVPVGAFERYLDWFRDLGSRLEIAEINIIDESTAAALGYAIKKPGSVVLVVDFGGGTLDLSLIRTNPPQSGNSALQAEVLGKSDAYIGGVDIDIWIVEDYLQRQGLSRSQIGEMGWQRLLEIAEKLKMRLSREFEAKEAWFDDENFMSYEVELSRDRFEAVLDYHQLLEQLRGAVDEVLAVAQMKGISKAEIEQVLLVGGSCLIPAVQTLIVSYFGRSRVKMDKPFEAVAHGALALNDAVIVEDYLRHSYAIRLWDPHCKTYSYFPLFEKGVTYPCQRSEPLMLQAAIEGQQEIRLDIGEVAEISHAEVMFDESGQMIGGALHKREEYRSLDLDRDRVCVAHLNPPGQIGLDRISVRFEVNSGRVLLATVRDLVTGETLVDKEAIAKLK, from the coding sequence ATGACCGTAGTCGCAATTGATTTTGGCACCAGTAACACCGTTGTTAGTATTCTTAACCCCGATAATAATTCCCCTGAAACCCTAAGATTTGGAGAAATTTCCAGGATTTTTAAAGGTAAAAAACAGACGGGAGAAAGTTTAGAAATTCCAGTTATTCCCACCGTAGTTTTTATTAAAAAAGCAAATCAAATTATTTTAGGGCAGCAGGTGATTTCTACCCGGTTAGGACAGGCTGAACCCGGACGGTTATTTCAAGGATTTAAACGAGAGTTAGCAGCGGATTTTCAAGCCCCACCCCGGTTAGTCGATGGATTGACCTACTCGGCATCGACGATTTCTGAATCTTTTTTAAAAGAAATTTGCCATCGTCTTTCACAGGGCGGAATCAAGCCGAGTAAACTGATTTTTACCGTTCCTGTGGGGGCATTTGAGCGCTATTTAGATTGGTTTCGAGACTTGGGTAGTCGCCTGGAAATTGCTGAGATTAATATTATTGATGAATCCACCGCAGCGGCCCTGGGTTATGCCATCAAAAAACCCGGTTCTGTGGTATTGGTGGTAGATTTTGGCGGAGGAACTCTAGATTTGAGCTTAATTCGCACGAACCCACCCCAATCGGGAAATTCAGCGTTACAAGCGGAGGTTTTAGGAAAATCTGATGCCTATATTGGCGGGGTTGATATTGATATCTGGATTGTGGAAGATTATCTGCAACGGCAGGGTTTATCCCGGTCCCAAATTGGGGAAATGGGGTGGCAACGGTTATTAGAAATTGCTGAAAAGTTAAAAATGCGCCTGTCTCGGGAATTTGAGGCGAAAGAGGCATGGTTTGATGATGAAAATTTTATGTCCTACGAAGTCGAATTAAGTCGCGATCGCTTTGAGGCAGTGTTAGATTATCATCAACTTTTAGAACAATTGCGCGGCGCAGTGGATGAGGTGTTAGCAGTCGCGCAAATGAAAGGAATTAGTAAAGCCGAAATTGAACAGGTACTGTTAGTAGGGGGGAGTTGTTTAATTCCAGCGGTTCAAACTTTAATTGTCTCCTATTTTGGCCGATCGCGGGTGAAAATGGATAAACCCTTTGAAGCGGTGGCCCATGGTGCATTAGCCTTAAATGATGCGGTGATAGTCGAGGATTATCTGCGCCACAGTTACGCGATTCGGTTATGGGACCCCCATTGTAAAACCTACTCCTATTTTCCCTTGTTTGAAAAAGGGGTAACCTATCCCTGCCAGCGATCGGAACCCTTGATGTTACAAGCGGCGATCGAGGGACAACAAGAAATCCGCCTCGATATCGGGGAAGTCGCCGAAATTTCTCACGCCGAAGTGATGTTTGATGAATCAGGACAGATGATCGGAGGTGCCTTGCACAAACGGGAAGAATATCGGTCCCTAGATCTCGATCGCGATCGCGTCTGTGT